The following proteins are encoded in a genomic region of Synechococcus sp. ROS8604:
- a CDS encoding DUF6447 family protein, translating to MTSSSVSQDQNPILTFEGKRYDLNKLPDDLKELVRGMQVADAQLRMHEDTLKVLAVGRQSMAMQLNERLKEVTPIGDA from the coding sequence ATGACCAGCTCTTCCGTCTCTCAAGACCAGAATCCAATTCTGACCTTTGAAGGCAAACGCTATGACCTCAATAAGCTCCCAGATGATCTGAAAGAGCTCGTCAGAGGAATGCAGGTTGCTGATGCCCAACTACGTATGCACGAGGACACCCTCAAAGTGCTTGCAGTTGGGCGTCAGTCGATGGCGATGCAGCTCAACGAACGTCTAAAGGAAGTAACACCTATTGGCGATGCATGA
- a CDS encoding DUF2949 domain-containing protein, with protein MVISSDPQPKPSAALLAYLQGKLGLSASAINLGLRQAELEQAPLPVVLWSFGLLSLQGYQDVLDWQQAQE; from the coding sequence ATGGTCATTAGTAGTGACCCACAACCCAAGCCATCCGCTGCGTTGCTCGCTTACTTACAGGGCAAGCTTGGGCTGAGTGCCAGTGCCATCAATCTTGGCCTTCGCCAAGCTGAATTGGAACAGGCACCCCTGCCTGTGGTTCTCTGGAGTTTTGGACTGCTCAGTTTGCAGGGATACCAAGACGTTTTGGACTGGCAGCAAGCTCAGGAGTAG
- a CDS encoding ABC transporter ATP-binding protein, with translation MLKPSEAGFRRLIPLLRPHRRLLAIGTLCMLVFVSSQLVLMRLMGRLLPDVGSGDLQRILPVIGLVLLVFAIQKLAQFGQDSLLAGPALQVSQSLRRDLFQRLQKVQLGALEKMSSGDLTYRLTEDADRVSEVIYKTLHDSIPSALQLVAVLGYMLWLDWKLTLAILLLAPFVAWLISLFGARVMVATERSQKKVSELAGLLGEAIEGLPLVRAFAAEPWLERRFEDEIDQHRQARYNTYRLVALQHPVVGIIEVLGFATVLVLAAIRISSGDLAVPELISYLTGLVLLIDPIAHVTANYNEFQQGQSSLRRLREIEKEPSEPADPVPSLPLGRLRGDLNFHEVEFAYTPGQPVLQNFNLSIKAGQVVALVGPSGAGKTTLFSLLLRFNRVNKGQLLFDDKDLSQVSARDLRQQVALVPQRSSVFSGTIAEAIRFGRQATQEQLHQAAKLANAHDFIIRLPDGYNTRLQERGTNVSGGQLQRIAIARAVLGNPAVMLLDEATSALDAEAEAAVQLGLKQAMLGRTVIVIAHRLATVQEADLIVVLEHGRISQQGSHDALMSQGGRYRELCERQFIRVNE, from the coding sequence ATGCTGAAGCCATCAGAAGCGGGATTCCGCAGATTGATTCCACTGCTGCGACCTCACAGGCGTCTCCTGGCGATCGGCACTCTTTGCATGCTGGTTTTTGTCAGCAGCCAGTTGGTGTTGATGCGACTGATGGGCCGACTCTTGCCCGATGTGGGCTCGGGTGATTTGCAAAGAATCCTGCCGGTCATTGGCCTGGTTCTGTTGGTGTTCGCGATCCAAAAACTCGCACAATTTGGCCAAGACTCCCTGCTTGCAGGTCCTGCTCTGCAAGTCAGCCAGTCGCTGAGACGAGACCTGTTTCAAAGGCTTCAGAAGGTGCAGCTCGGTGCCTTGGAAAAAATGTCGTCAGGTGATCTCACCTATCGGCTCACCGAAGATGCCGATCGTGTGAGCGAGGTGATTTACAAAACCCTCCACGACAGCATCCCAAGTGCTCTGCAGTTAGTGGCCGTTCTTGGCTACATGCTTTGGCTTGACTGGAAATTAACCCTCGCAATCCTGCTGCTAGCACCCTTCGTTGCCTGGCTGATCAGCCTGTTTGGAGCGAGGGTGATGGTCGCCACAGAACGAAGCCAAAAAAAGGTGAGTGAGCTGGCAGGTCTGCTGGGAGAAGCCATCGAAGGGCTACCACTGGTACGCGCGTTTGCGGCAGAACCCTGGCTAGAGCGCCGTTTTGAAGATGAAATCGATCAGCATCGCCAAGCTCGGTACAACACCTATCGCCTGGTGGCGCTTCAACATCCCGTGGTCGGGATCATTGAGGTCCTGGGTTTCGCCACCGTCCTGGTCTTAGCCGCGATCAGGATCAGTAGCGGCGACCTTGCCGTCCCTGAGTTGATCAGTTATCTCACCGGCCTGGTCCTGCTGATCGATCCGATCGCCCATGTCACGGCGAATTACAACGAATTTCAGCAGGGACAATCCTCACTGCGCCGTCTGCGTGAAATCGAGAAGGAGCCTTCGGAACCCGCCGATCCCGTCCCGTCGCTCCCGCTTGGTCGCTTGCGGGGAGATTTGAACTTCCATGAAGTCGAATTCGCTTACACCCCAGGGCAACCAGTTCTTCAAAACTTCAATCTCTCCATCAAGGCCGGACAAGTTGTGGCCCTCGTGGGACCGTCGGGGGCTGGTAAGACAACACTTTTTTCTCTGCTCCTTCGCTTTAATCGCGTCAACAAAGGACAGCTCCTTTTTGATGACAAGGATCTGAGCCAGGTCAGCGCGCGCGACCTGAGACAACAAGTGGCTCTGGTGCCGCAACGCAGCAGCGTCTTTTCAGGAACGATTGCGGAAGCGATTCGATTTGGTCGACAGGCCACGCAGGAACAGCTCCATCAAGCCGCAAAGCTCGCCAACGCCCACGATTTCATCATCCGTCTCCCAGACGGCTACAACACCCGTCTGCAAGAGCGCGGCACCAACGTTTCCGGCGGACAGCTCCAGCGCATTGCCATTGCCAGAGCTGTGCTGGGAAATCCCGCCGTGATGTTGTTGGATGAAGCCACCAGTGCCCTCGATGCAGAGGCGGAGGCCGCCGTTCAACTTGGACTCAAGCAAGCCATGCTGGGCCGAACTGTGATTGTGATCGCCCATCGTCTGGCCACCGTTCAAGAAGCCGACCTGATTGTTGTCTTAGAGCATGGTCGCATTAGCCAACAGGGCAGCCACGACGCTCTGATGAGCCAGGGCGGCAGATATCGGGAACTCTGCGAAAGACAATTCATCCGCGTTAACGAATGA
- a CDS encoding FAD-dependent monooxygenase: MTGTLAPIRINGAGPTGSLLAIGLANFGYSVHLFDPLTAEQICSRSRAYALTHSSRRLLTRLGFWNELVPFLSPFKTLRLEDRGINRFVNFTESDLHSSNQSTQSVGWILDHSSLMKLFMSRLEGSPHINLHLGETTHQQAKPLDFFGLVIAADGPRSPTRSQFSFPWWSHTYTQGCLTAKVHFRDLDSEYAFECFRPEGPLAILPLGNSDFQVVWSAPLRRCRQLAGLERSAFLDQLCTILPQGLEPDALLDSPAAFPLEISFAPKLNRKNVVLVGESGHRCHPVGGQGLNLCWRDVDILLQIMTSASCVRRGLKTVPGAYSRRRYFDLLTVALATDLLVRLFSNRQSALLLVRRFGLFMLKHSPLFRRISLQAMSDGPSTLLQSLPE, translated from the coding sequence ATGACCGGCACTTTGGCTCCGATACGGATCAATGGAGCCGGTCCAACTGGAAGTTTGTTGGCCATTGGTCTTGCGAACTTCGGATACTCAGTTCATCTATTCGATCCCCTCACTGCGGAACAGATTTGTTCCCGCAGCAGGGCTTATGCGCTAACTCATTCCTCAAGACGTCTCCTAACGCGATTGGGATTTTGGAATGAGTTAGTTCCGTTTTTATCACCCTTTAAGACGCTCCGCCTAGAAGATCGTGGCATCAACCGGTTTGTAAATTTTACAGAATCAGATCTTCATTCATCGAATCAATCAACGCAATCTGTTGGTTGGATTTTGGATCATAGTTCCTTGATGAAGCTCTTCATGAGCAGGCTTGAGGGTTCACCTCACATAAATCTTCATCTTGGTGAGACGACGCATCAACAAGCTAAACCTCTCGATTTTTTTGGTTTGGTTATTGCCGCTGATGGCCCCCGATCTCCAACGCGATCACAGTTCAGCTTCCCGTGGTGGTCCCACACCTATACGCAGGGCTGTTTAACCGCAAAAGTTCATTTTCGTGATCTTGATTCTGAATACGCTTTTGAATGTTTTAGGCCGGAAGGACCTTTGGCTATTCTTCCTCTAGGAAATTCAGATTTCCAAGTTGTATGGAGTGCGCCTCTTCGTCGATGCCGTCAGCTAGCCGGTCTTGAAAGGTCTGCTTTTTTGGATCAGCTTTGTACCATCCTTCCTCAGGGACTCGAGCCTGATGCTTTGCTCGATTCACCCGCTGCTTTTCCTTTAGAGATTAGTTTTGCGCCAAAACTGAATAGAAAAAATGTTGTTCTGGTTGGTGAATCTGGCCATCGCTGTCACCCTGTGGGAGGGCAAGGACTCAATCTTTGTTGGCGAGATGTGGACATTCTCCTTCAAATAATGACGTCTGCTTCCTGTGTACGGCGTGGTTTAAAAACTGTGCCTGGTGCTTACAGCAGGCGTCGTTATTTTGATTTGTTAACGGTGGCTCTGGCGACGGATCTTCTTGTGCGTTTGTTTTCTAACCGCCAATCAGCACTTTTGCTTGTCCGCCGTTTTGGGCTGTTCATGCTCAAGCACTCTCCCTTGTTTCGGCGTATTTCGCTGCAGGCGATGTCGGATGGACCCAGCACGCTTTTGCAAAGCTTGCCAGAGTGA
- a CDS encoding magnesium chelatase subunit H, whose product MFTQVRSADRRIVPAENNNHHSVMKAVYVVLEPQYQSALTQAAVSLNAQDGPIGIELCGYLIEELRDELNYADFQKDIAETDVFIGSLIFIEDLAQKVVDAVSPHRDRLKAAVVFPSMPEVMRLNKLGSFSMAQLGQSKSAIAGFMKKRKEAGGAGFQDAMLKLLNTLPTVLKYLPVEKAQDARSFMLSFQYWLGGTPDNLRNFLLMLADKYVFPASESDDRPDLAVADPEVFPDLGIWHPLAPQMFEDLKEYLNWTASRPDLNEKARNGPVIGLVLQRSHIVTGDDAHYVATIQELEFRGARVIPIFCGGLDFSKPVNAFFYDPLNSDQALVDSIVSLTGFALVGGPARQDHPKAVESLKKLNRPYMVALPLVFQTTQEWEKSDLGLHPVQVALQIAIPELDGAIEPIVLSGRDDATGKAHTLQDRVDAIAERAIRWSSLRLKPRAEKKLAITVFSFPPDKGNVGTAAYLNVFDSIHRVLQEMKAKGYDVQDMPRDAKALMETVINDPEALQGSPELSIAHRMSVEEYERLTPYSERLEENWGKPPGNLNSDGQNLLIYGRHFGNIFVGVQPTFGYEGDPMRLLYSRSASPHHGFAAYYTYLEKVWGADAVLHFGTHGSLEFMPGKQMGMSETCYPDSLIGALPNLYYYAANNPSEATIAKRRGYASTISYLTPPAENAGLYKGLKELGELVGSYQQLRESGRGVQIVNAIVETARLCNLDKDVTLPDDDSSDLTLEDRDAIVGAIYRQLMEIESRLLPCGLHTIGKPPTAEEAIATLVSIAALEREEEGLRSLPGLLAESIGRKIEDIYRGNDDGVLEDVELNRTITEVSRAAVGSMVRSLTGGDGRVNMRENFGWLLDLISRFGFKLPSPWFRACSAGGFSSIDNTALDTLFTYLRFCLQQICADMEMESLLRALDGEYVLPGPGGDPIRNPGVLPSGKNIHALDPQAIPTRAAVAAAKVVVDKLIERQRAEQGDWPETIACVLWGTDNIKTYGESLAQILWFIGVRPVPDSLGRVNKLELIPLEELGRPRIDVVVNCSGVFRDLFINQMALIDQGVKMAAESDEAFEQNFVRKHALEQAEKEGTTLRDAACRVFSNASGSYSSNVNLAVENSSWEEEGELQEMYLSRKTFAFNADNPGEMDQKRDVFESVMKTADVTFQNLDSAEISLTDVSHYFDSDPTKLIQGLRDDGKTPTSYIADTTTANAQVRSLSETIRLDSRTKLLNPKWYEGMLDSGYEGVREVAKRLNFTLGWSATSGSVDNFVYEEANETFINDPEMRKRLLELNPHSFRRIVGTLLEVNGRGYWETSNENIQQLQELYQEVEDRIEGVTSEG is encoded by the coding sequence ATGTTTACGCAGGTCCGTTCCGCTGATCGTCGGATTGTTCCTGCTGAGAACAACAATCACCATTCGGTCATGAAGGCCGTCTACGTCGTTCTTGAACCGCAATATCAGAGTGCGTTAACGCAGGCAGCGGTCAGCCTTAATGCCCAAGACGGTCCCATTGGTATCGAACTGTGCGGTTATCTCATCGAGGAACTACGTGATGAGCTCAACTATGCAGATTTTCAAAAAGACATCGCTGAAACGGATGTCTTTATTGGATCCCTGATCTTCATTGAAGATCTGGCACAAAAAGTTGTTGATGCTGTCAGTCCGCACCGCGATCGATTGAAGGCCGCAGTCGTCTTCCCTTCGATGCCAGAAGTGATGCGTCTCAACAAGCTTGGCAGCTTCTCGATGGCGCAACTCGGCCAGAGCAAGAGCGCGATTGCCGGCTTCATGAAAAAGCGAAAGGAAGCTGGTGGCGCAGGGTTTCAAGACGCCATGCTCAAACTTTTGAACACGCTTCCAACGGTGCTCAAGTATTTGCCTGTCGAGAAAGCGCAAGACGCCCGCAGCTTCATGCTCAGTTTTCAATATTGGTTGGGTGGCACTCCAGATAATCTGCGCAATTTTCTGCTGATGCTGGCTGATAAATATGTTTTTCCTGCATCAGAAAGTGATGATCGTCCTGATTTAGCCGTTGCAGATCCCGAAGTCTTTCCTGATCTAGGTATTTGGCATCCACTCGCACCTCAAATGTTTGAGGACTTGAAGGAATATTTGAATTGGACGGCCAGTCGCCCAGATCTCAACGAAAAAGCCCGTAACGGGCCAGTAATTGGCCTTGTGCTTCAGCGCAGTCACATCGTGACGGGAGACGATGCCCATTACGTAGCCACCATCCAAGAACTTGAATTCCGTGGTGCACGCGTGATTCCGATCTTCTGCGGAGGTCTTGATTTCTCAAAGCCGGTCAATGCGTTCTTCTACGACCCGCTCAATTCAGATCAGGCTTTGGTCGACAGCATCGTTTCGCTGACAGGCTTTGCCCTGGTTGGCGGTCCAGCGCGTCAGGATCACCCGAAGGCTGTTGAGTCGCTCAAAAAGCTCAACAGGCCCTACATGGTGGCCCTGCCATTGGTCTTTCAAACCACCCAGGAATGGGAGAAAAGTGACCTAGGCCTTCATCCAGTACAAGTTGCACTGCAAATCGCGATTCCCGAATTAGATGGAGCCATCGAACCGATTGTTTTATCTGGTCGTGATGACGCCACTGGCAAGGCCCACACCCTTCAAGATCGCGTCGATGCCATCGCGGAGAGGGCAATCCGATGGTCGTCCCTACGGCTCAAACCACGGGCAGAAAAAAAGTTAGCGATCACTGTTTTCAGCTTTCCCCCTGACAAAGGAAATGTGGGAACGGCCGCCTATCTGAACGTTTTCGATTCCATTCACAGGGTTCTTCAAGAAATGAAGGCCAAGGGATACGACGTGCAGGACATGCCGCGTGATGCCAAGGCACTCATGGAAACAGTCATCAACGATCCAGAAGCGCTTCAAGGCTCACCAGAACTCTCGATCGCCCATCGCATGAGCGTTGAAGAGTATGAACGACTCACTCCCTATTCCGAACGCTTAGAGGAAAACTGGGGAAAACCACCAGGTAATTTAAACAGTGACGGACAGAATTTATTGATTTATGGACGTCATTTTGGAAATATTTTTGTTGGGGTACAACCAACATTTGGTTATGAAGGCGATCCCATGCGCCTTCTCTATTCCCGCAGCGCAAGTCCCCACCATGGATTCGCGGCCTATTACACCTATTTAGAGAAAGTTTGGGGAGCAGATGCCGTGCTCCATTTCGGAACCCATGGGTCCCTTGAATTTATGCCCGGCAAGCAAATGGGTATGAGTGAAACCTGTTATCCAGACTCCCTCATCGGAGCCTTGCCAAATCTCTATTACTACGCAGCGAATAATCCATCTGAAGCAACGATCGCTAAGCGGAGGGGATATGCGTCCACGATTAGTTACCTCACACCTCCAGCAGAAAATGCTGGCCTCTACAAAGGCTTAAAGGAGCTGGGTGAGTTGGTGGGTTCCTATCAACAACTGAGGGAAAGCGGTCGAGGAGTTCAGATCGTGAATGCAATCGTGGAAACCGCTCGCCTTTGCAATCTTGATAAAGACGTCACCCTTCCAGACGATGATTCCTCTGATCTAACGCTTGAAGATCGCGATGCCATTGTTGGGGCCATCTACCGCCAATTGATGGAAATTGAGAGTCGCCTGCTTCCATGCGGCCTCCATACCATCGGCAAGCCGCCCACAGCAGAAGAAGCGATTGCAACGCTGGTGAGCATTGCCGCCTTGGAGCGTGAAGAAGAAGGCCTTCGTTCTCTTCCTGGGCTGCTCGCAGAATCGATCGGCCGCAAGATTGAAGACATCTATCGAGGCAACGACGATGGTGTGCTTGAAGATGTGGAGCTCAATCGCACGATCACAGAAGTCTCACGCGCTGCTGTGGGTTCCATGGTGCGATCGCTCACAGGGGGTGATGGTCGCGTCAACATGCGAGAAAACTTTGGTTGGTTGCTGGATCTGATCTCTCGCTTCGGATTCAAACTGCCATCGCCTTGGTTCCGAGCCTGTTCAGCTGGTGGCTTTTCAAGCATCGACAACACGGCGCTGGACACCCTGTTTACCTATTTGCGTTTCTGCCTCCAACAAATCTGCGCAGACATGGAAATGGAGAGCCTCTTAAGGGCTCTTGATGGGGAATACGTTCTCCCAGGACCTGGTGGAGACCCAATCCGGAATCCAGGCGTACTGCCCAGTGGCAAAAACATTCACGCTCTGGATCCTCAAGCGATTCCAACCAGAGCAGCTGTTGCTGCAGCCAAAGTTGTTGTCGACAAATTGATCGAACGCCAGAGAGCAGAGCAAGGCGATTGGCCTGAAACCATCGCTTGCGTGCTCTGGGGAACAGACAACATCAAAACCTACGGGGAATCTCTCGCACAGATCCTTTGGTTCATCGGAGTTCGCCCCGTTCCAGACTCCTTAGGCAGGGTTAACAAGCTAGAGCTCATTCCCCTGGAAGAACTGGGCCGACCAAGGATTGATGTTGTGGTGAATTGTTCGGGCGTGTTCCGAGATTTATTTATCAATCAGATGGCCCTGATTGATCAAGGCGTGAAGATGGCTGCGGAATCTGATGAAGCCTTTGAACAAAACTTTGTTCGAAAACATGCTCTTGAACAAGCTGAAAAAGAAGGAACAACCCTTCGCGATGCTGCCTGCCGTGTGTTTTCTAATGCCAGCGGCAGCTACAGCTCAAATGTGAACCTCGCCGTTGAAAACAGCAGTTGGGAAGAGGAAGGAGAACTGCAGGAGATGTATCTCTCCCGCAAAACGTTTGCATTTAATGCCGACAACCCCGGCGAAATGGATCAAAAACGCGACGTCTTCGAATCAGTCATGAAGACAGCAGACGTGACATTCCAAAATCTCGACTCCGCTGAGATCTCGCTCACCGATGTCAGCCACTACTTCGACAGCGACCCCACCAAGCTGATTCAGGGGCTGCGCGATGATGGGAAAACACCCACGAGCTACATCGCAGACACGACCACGGCGAATGCTCAGGTTCGCTCCTTAAGCGAAACCATTCGCCTTGACTCCCGCACCAAATTACTGAATCCGAAGTGGTACGAAGGGATGCTTGATTCGGGTTATGAAGGTGTGCGTGAGGTAGCCAAACGACTCAACTTCACGCTCGGGTGGAGTGCGACTAGCGGATCTGTTGACAACTTTGTGTACGAAGAAGCGAATGAAACATTCATCAACGATCCAGAAATGCGCAAACGCTTACTGGAACTCAACCCTCATAGTTTCAGGCGCATTGTAGGCACCCTGCTAGAAGTAAACGGCCGTGGATACTGGGAAACTTCTAATGAAAATATCCAACAACTTCAAGAGCTTTATCAAGAGGTTGAGGATCGAATCGAAGGAGTCACATCAGAGGGGTAA
- the dapB gene encoding 4-hydroxy-tetrahydrodipicolinate reductase, whose product MSDIQTGSIPVVVTGALGRMGAEVIRAVQMAPDCHLVGAVDNTPGKEGQDVGELLGLSALEVAVTADLEGCLCSASQAVRDAGPGQGAVMVDFTHPSVVYANTRAAIAYGVHPVIGTTGLSPAQLDDLQSFSDKASVGGAVIPNFSVGMVLLQQAAAAAARFYDYAELTELHHNRKADAPSGTCIKTAELMEELGKQFNESEVDEHESLAGSRGGQRPSGLRLHSLRLPGLVAHQEVMFGSPGETYTLRHDTIDRAAYMPGVLLCVRKVRHLQALVYGLERLL is encoded by the coding sequence ATGAGCGACATCCAGACCGGCTCGATACCCGTAGTGGTGACCGGTGCGCTGGGTCGAATGGGTGCAGAAGTGATTCGAGCTGTGCAGATGGCTCCGGATTGTCATCTAGTGGGTGCCGTGGACAACACGCCCGGCAAAGAAGGGCAAGACGTGGGCGAATTACTGGGGCTTTCGGCCCTTGAGGTGGCTGTGACTGCTGATCTAGAAGGCTGTTTGTGCTCTGCAAGTCAGGCGGTTCGTGATGCAGGGCCTGGGCAAGGAGCCGTCATGGTGGATTTCACCCATCCTTCGGTGGTGTACGCCAACACCAGAGCTGCGATTGCCTATGGAGTGCATCCCGTGATCGGGACCACGGGGTTGTCACCGGCTCAACTTGATGACCTCCAATCCTTTTCCGACAAGGCATCCGTGGGTGGAGCTGTGATTCCCAACTTCTCTGTGGGGATGGTGCTGCTTCAGCAGGCCGCTGCTGCTGCTGCCCGGTTTTATGACTACGCCGAGCTGACCGAGCTGCATCACAACCGCAAAGCCGATGCTCCTAGTGGAACCTGCATCAAAACAGCCGAACTTATGGAGGAGTTAGGCAAACAATTCAACGAATCAGAAGTGGATGAGCATGAATCCCTTGCTGGTAGCCGTGGTGGGCAGCGTCCGAGTGGGCTGCGATTGCACTCTTTGCGATTGCCTGGCCTGGTGGCCCATCAGGAAGTGATGTTTGGCTCCCCAGGTGAGACCTACACCCTGCGACACGACACGATTGATCGGGCTGCCTACATGCCAGGCGTTTTGCTTTGCGTCCGCAAAGTGCGGCATCTTCAAGCCCTGGTCTACGGCCTTGAGCGTCTTCTTTAA
- a CDS encoding RNA-binding S4 domain-containing protein, which translates to MRLDQFLKWMGWVATGGEAKLRIQGGDVFVNGDLEQRRGRQLKAGDRVQMGVDSAEVSDSLQAGP; encoded by the coding sequence ATGAGACTTGATCAATTCCTTAAATGGATGGGCTGGGTGGCGACGGGTGGAGAAGCCAAGCTGAGGATTCAAGGGGGTGACGTGTTCGTCAATGGCGACCTTGAGCAGCGGCGTGGCCGTCAACTGAAAGCCGGCGATCGCGTCCAAATGGGTGTCGACTCTGCCGAAGTTTCGGATTCTCTTCAGGCAGGGCCGTAA
- the folP gene encoding dihydropteroate synthase yields MRWPKDWGTRPAVMGVINLTPDSFSDGGQFNQLDRALAEAERQIASGADCLDLGAQSTRPNATEVGADEELKRLLPTLKAIRAAYPKVLISVDTFLAVVANQALEAGADWINDVSGGRRDSEMFPLIARAGCPFVLMHSRGTSQTMDRCTDYGEQGVAQTVLEELRAATTCALEAGMNRDQLLWDPGLGFAKTTAQNLTLLQQLETLVAEGIPLLLGPSRKRFIGAVLDEPRARARLWGTAAVCARAVEAGVAVLRVHDVGPIHQVVTMASAIRSDR; encoded by the coding sequence ATGCGCTGGCCGAAGGATTGGGGCACGCGCCCTGCCGTGATGGGAGTGATCAACCTCACTCCCGATTCCTTTAGCGATGGTGGTCAGTTCAATCAGCTCGATCGGGCCTTGGCTGAGGCGGAGCGTCAGATTGCCTCAGGGGCTGATTGTTTGGATCTAGGTGCGCAAAGCACCAGGCCGAATGCGACTGAAGTGGGAGCGGATGAGGAGCTCAAGCGCCTGTTGCCAACGCTGAAGGCCATTCGTGCCGCTTACCCCAAGGTGTTGATCTCCGTTGATACCTTTCTTGCCGTGGTCGCCAACCAGGCGCTGGAGGCTGGCGCTGATTGGATTAACGATGTGAGCGGTGGACGCCGTGATTCAGAGATGTTTCCGCTGATCGCTCGTGCGGGATGCCCATTTGTGCTGATGCACAGTCGCGGCACGAGCCAAACGATGGATCGCTGCACGGACTATGGAGAACAGGGTGTTGCCCAAACGGTTTTGGAGGAATTACGAGCAGCAACAACGTGTGCTCTTGAGGCCGGTATGAATCGTGACCAGTTGCTTTGGGATCCAGGCCTTGGTTTTGCGAAAACAACCGCACAAAATCTCACCCTGTTGCAGCAGCTCGAGACCCTTGTGGCTGAAGGGATTCCCCTGTTGCTGGGTCCCTCTCGAAAACGTTTTATCGGAGCTGTGCTCGATGAACCAAGAGCTCGTGCCCGTCTTTGGGGGACGGCTGCTGTCTGTGCCAGGGCGGTGGAGGCTGGCGTTGCCGTCCTACGTGTGCACGACGTAGGACCTATTCATCAAGTGGTGACCATGGCCTCAGCCATTCGTTCAGATCGCTAG
- a CDS encoding thiol-disulfide oxidoreductase DCC family protein, whose amino-acid sequence MMSEPSLTLLYDGGCPLCLREVKFLKRRDLHGRLAFIDIDQDAYDPAQWKGISYREAMARIHAIRADGEILQDVAVFREAYRCVGLGWIYAPTQWPLIGSLIDRIYALWASQRLRMTGRASLNELCNCKQNAS is encoded by the coding sequence ATGATGAGTGAACCGAGTCTCACTCTCTTGTATGACGGTGGATGTCCGCTGTGTCTTCGAGAAGTCAAGTTTCTGAAACGCCGCGATTTGCATGGAAGGCTCGCTTTTATCGACATCGATCAAGACGCCTACGACCCTGCCCAATGGAAGGGAATTAGTTACCGAGAAGCGATGGCACGCATTCATGCCATCCGTGCTGATGGAGAGATTCTTCAGGATGTGGCTGTGTTCCGAGAGGCCTATCGCTGCGTTGGACTTGGTTGGATCTATGCCCCGACCCAATGGCCTCTGATTGGATCTTTGATTGATCGCATCTATGCACTTTGGGCCTCGCAGCGTTTGCGCATGACAGGACGCGCAAGCCTAAATGAACTATGCAATTGCAAGCAGAATGCTTCTTGA
- the tpiA gene encoding triose-phosphate isomerase, producing MRKPVIAGNWKMHMTCAQARAWMGTFLPLIAELPDDRHLVVAPPFTAISTLAELSQGTRLELSSQNVHWEGEGAYTAEISPSMLKEHNVEYAIVGHSEPRKYFSESDEQINHRARSAQTNGLIPIVCVGESDEQRSRGEAERVIRRQVEQGLEGLDPSQLVVAYEPIWAIGTGKTCEASEANRICGLIRSWVGSPDLIIQYGGSVKPGNIDQLMGMSDIDGVLVGGASLDPEGFGRIANYVKS from the coding sequence GTGCGCAAACCGGTGATTGCTGGCAACTGGAAAATGCACATGACCTGTGCGCAAGCCAGGGCCTGGATGGGCACGTTTCTCCCTCTCATTGCAGAGCTGCCCGATGACCGACATCTGGTGGTGGCTCCACCCTTTACGGCGATCAGCACGCTCGCTGAGCTGAGCCAAGGAACGCGCCTTGAACTATCCAGCCAGAACGTGCACTGGGAGGGAGAGGGCGCGTACACCGCTGAGATCTCTCCGAGCATGCTCAAGGAGCACAACGTTGAATACGCGATCGTTGGTCACAGCGAACCTCGTAAGTACTTCAGCGAGAGTGACGAACAGATCAACCACCGTGCGCGATCGGCTCAAACCAATGGCTTGATTCCGATTGTTTGCGTTGGGGAAAGCGACGAGCAGCGCAGCCGAGGAGAGGCTGAGAGGGTCATTCGTCGTCAGGTTGAACAGGGCTTAGAAGGACTGGACCCCAGCCAGCTGGTGGTGGCCTACGAGCCGATCTGGGCGATTGGTACGGGCAAAACCTGTGAAGCGAGTGAAGCCAATCGCATCTGCGGATTGATTCGTAGTTGGGTGGGCTCACCAGATTTGATCATTCAATACGGGGGCTCCGTGAAACCAGGCAATATCGACCAGTTGATGGGAATGAGTGATATCGATGGGGTGTTGGTTGGCGGTGCCTCTCTCGACCCTGAAGGCTTTGGGCGGATCGCGAACTACGTGAAAAGCTGA